The following is a genomic window from Plasmodium yoelii strain 17X genome assembly, chromosome: 12.
gcatatgcacTGTTTTCAAATGTTGTTTCGTTCTGTTTTTAgacaatataattattatttttttcgttttgtttaataaaataatgaaggtaataaataaatagagATTAcataaagtaaaaatatttttatatttaacatattataaatattttattatttattggtaAAATAGTGAAAgaaataatacattttaaatGCTATGTATTTGTAGCATTTCTTggaagataataaaaattcacATTGCATTTTTCACTTttgatacaaaaaataaataaataatatgagataaaaaaagtgaataaaaaaatattgaaaataaaagtagtaccacatataataataaaaaatattgaaaataaaagtagtaccacatataataataaaaaatatattaaaaatataaacattgaAAATTTGTAAAGTTGAAGCATTTGAAATTATTTTCCCTATTCAAACCTACAGTGATAGCGCTCGTGTACACACATTTaagaataatttttatgtattacaaaaaaaataataattttattaacaataattgaataattacaaaaatagtgtgaaattttaaagaaaataattttacagaaaaaacataaaatttgTAATACCTTTAATATTTAGTATAAAAGACATATTAcacattatataaaatttatatgcacacatacatatatgaTTGATTAGCATTTATAATATCGAAATTGTGGGAAgacaattatataattttgaataaaaaatgaatattcaGGTTTTCACAATATTatagttaattttttttttagctgggaaatataacatttataatattttatattttttcccctATATCGGTAATTAATCAAATGTAGATTATTATTGGAGTTAAATTaattcataatatatataataaatataggCGCATATGTATTATTGTATACTTGGATAGAcatacattaaaaataattaaagcTTAAATACAATGTTCACAtaattacatatttatagGGTGATTATATTGAAAActatttgtatatacatatatattgattataataagaatattattaatataatagtGAAAAGACAAAAGATATTTAAatagtataaaatatataattgaacaaattattagaaaaaaaaatggagagATTTCACATACACAAAAGTTTTGAAATGGATAATACTGTGAGCTTAGTATTTGGGATAATTTTGACCGTAATTGGATCAATATTTATGGCAATTGCAAATTCTTTGATGAAATTAGGATTAAGTGACTCTAAAAAGAAGAAAAGTATGCTTACAAATTATTCTTGTGATACGAAATGGTATGTTGGTTTTATTGTTTATTGTTTTGGATCATTTCTACATATAATAGCACTTGGATTTGCGCCTGCAAGTACATTAGCCCCAGTTAATTCATTTGGTCTAATTGCAAATGCTATTGtagcaaatatatatttaaatgaaaaattaggAAAACTTGAGATGACATCAACATTAGGGATATTTTTTGGAATTAGTATTTGTGCATGTGCTTCTTTTTTATGtgacaataaaataaatgtagaTTTTAATCCTCTTGATATAATTGATAGTTGGAAAAATCCatggtatattttttatatttttgttgcgatttttttatctttttttacattaatttatttaaatcacgaagaaaataaaataattacagAGAATGAAGAAATTTATACTACAAAAAGATATGTAGAGTTAAATTTGTATGATGATAAATCTGGACCAAATGACGaagagaaaaataatataaattccCCTATGAGCACTAAAAGTTTAAATGAACCTGAAAATATATACCCTAAATCAATTGGACTAGCTTATGGTTTCTTAGCTGGACTAATTGGTTCACAATGTGTTTTGGAAATTAAAGAAATTGTTGCATTTTTACATATCGGGATAActaataaacatatatataaaacccCATTACCacatttatgttttatatttttagtaatatcaatatatttacaaattcattttttaaatctagGATTAACAAGAGGAGACGCAACTCTTGTAGTACCAACTTATTATGTATTTTGGACATTTTTTGGAACATTAGGGGGTTTtgtaaaatttaatgaatttgaaaattttaattttaattccattcttttatttgtaattggttttataataacagtgttatttatatctatTCTAGCTGTACAAGAAATAGCTTTTTTACGAAAATATGTTGATAAAGAAGTCCCAGATATCGCTTTAGACAATTTAGATGTCAATGCCCAAGTAttgcaaaataaaaaattatcaaaacaagttattttaaatatggGATTGTTTCCTATGTCATTGTTAGGAACAACAGtaggaagaaaaaaattcCGCCCATTATACGAAAGATTTAGAAGAACTAGAAGCATTTTATCTGATACTCATATAGGAGATCACCATTGTGAGTATTCGATCgataataacatatataatgcTTATACATTAccttatgatatatataataccaaTAAGGATTCATTTTTTCCAAATAAAAAAGCATGTAAATCTTTGGGAAATAGTGTTGAAAACACCTACGTTTTTTAACAGTGATCATtgaaataatataacaaatattataatttttttcatttagcCATTTTTTCATTGTTCCCATATTtagttatttaatttttttgaatattttgttCACATATGCTACTATTGCAGCATGTGCATAATGGTTCTActgttaaatatttattcaaaCAAGAATCATGAGcatatcaatgtatatatgtatgtgaTTACGTATGCATATGTGTGTGTACAAGTGCGTACGTAtgtatatgtacatattgcACATTTCGAATGTCCTTTTTATATAAGTATGGTAAATTAAAGTGTTCATTTTCCATTATGATAcatagtatatattatatataatattgaagaagcgaattttttttcattttcacaaaattttacaacaatttttttcatctccTGGCTATTTTGTTCTTTTAAAAATCTTTTAAATCATTTTAgttatgtttttatttatttttacttgtttaaatgttttattcttcataaattatttatcattttttttactcatcttatttatttttttaagtatcatatttttagttttattatatttcccAATTTGCACTATCCATGTGTTTTAATGTATTTAGAAAAATCCCAAACTTTAACTTTAACTTCACGCATTCGTTATATATGCCTTTATTCAGAACaaacaatttattttattttttttttttaagttaaaAATTCAACTTTTTTAAGCAGTAAAATAGTGTGTTTTATTAACTGTAAggatttattaaatttgcgCAGCACCCATCACAtctatatacataaaaaatgcaaaatgGTATGCATTAATAAATTCCCTAAAACGATATGAAGAATACGTAAGCAATTACATAgtaactatatatttagtgTGTTCAAGTGTAAGAAAACAAAAGAATATGCATTCgtatattaatacatagGGAAACACAAAAGGATAAACCCCAAAATAAACAAACAGTATACCGAATCAGAAATTGTGTATTACATAACCTCAATTTGATCTTTATTCTGGTTCATTTACTCCtcattatatgtatacatttctctttttctaaaatgccgatttgaaaaataagagattttttatattttttgagggtttctaaatatttatcaaatattacaaaatgataataaatatttttttgtttttgtttgTGTTTGCTGCAACAATAAAGATCTCCAGTAGCTTGAGATACAGTGATGCTAGatcatacatatatactcctaacaaatatattaataacaaTGTAATGGATAGGAAATTTATTAGAAGGCTTAATGCTGTTGATGAGTCAATTAAAAGTATaattaattcattatatttttcaatttaacataaaaaagatacaataacaataatagtaaaaaaatacccatattttattttttattatatatatttttttttaagacaatgagcatataataaaattaactgATAAtgctaaaaataaaataaaagtaataaactatattgtACATTCTTGTAACAACTATAATTAACACCAACTATATGTATTGTGCATTATTTATCCAATATGTGAGAATAATTATtagtatatatgtaaataaacTTCTTTTTAGCAATTAG
Proteins encoded in this region:
- a CDS encoding inner membrane complex protein, putative encodes the protein MERFHIHKSFEMDNTVSLVFGIILTVIGSIFMAIANSLMKLGLSDSKKKKSMLTNYSCDTKWYVGFIVYCFGSFLHIIALGFAPASTLAPVNSFGLIANAIVANIYLNEKLGKLEMTSTLGIFFGISICACASFLCDNKINVDFNPLDIIDSWKNPWYIFYIFVAIFLSFFTLIYLNHEENKIITENEEIYTTKRYVELNLYDDKSGPNDEEKNNINSPMSTKSLNEPENIYPKSIGLAYGFLAGLIGSQCVLEIKEIVAFLHIGITNKHIYKTPLPHLCFIFLVISIYLQIHFLNLGLTRGDATLVVPTYYVFWTFFGTLGGFVKFNEFENFNFNSILLFVIGFIITVLFISILAVQEIAFLRKYVDKEVPDIALDNLDVNAQVLQNKKLSKQVILNMGLFPMSLLGTTVGRKKFRPLYERFRRTRSILSDTHIGDHHCEYSIDNNIYNAYTLPYDIYNTNKDSFFPNKKACKSLGNSVENTYVF